In Arthrobacter sp. UKPF54-2, the following are encoded in one genomic region:
- a CDS encoding SGNH/GDSL hydrolase family protein produces MKVSETEAMENYPDRTVNHPWTRYVAMGDSFTEGIGDPEPASPGGHRGWADRVAEELSRGHDDFAYANLAVRGRLLQQIVDQQLAHCLSLKPDLVTLSAGGNDLIRPGGDPDVLAERLDSVVQILTLGGATVVLFNGPDTGSTVLGRIRSKVAIYNENLRTVAARHDAVIADMWSLRQLNDPQMWDVDRLHFSPLGHHTIAAMVLDSLNVQHTLEPLAPKPLPQRNWREARTGDLIWAREHFVPWVVRRLRHRSSGDGITAKRPLAGPVFGPGVPLGSGEGPPGSGEGRAGAEDALRS; encoded by the coding sequence CAACCACCCCTGGACCCGCTATGTGGCGATGGGCGACTCCTTCACGGAGGGGATCGGCGACCCGGAACCGGCCAGCCCGGGCGGCCACCGCGGCTGGGCGGACCGGGTGGCGGAGGAACTGAGCCGCGGCCACGACGACTTTGCCTACGCCAACCTCGCGGTCCGGGGCCGGTTGCTGCAGCAGATCGTTGACCAGCAGCTGGCGCACTGCCTGTCCCTGAAGCCTGACCTGGTGACCCTGTCCGCGGGCGGGAACGACCTGATCCGGCCCGGCGGCGACCCCGACGTCCTTGCCGAACGGCTGGACTCCGTGGTGCAGATCCTGACCCTGGGCGGCGCCACGGTGGTGCTCTTCAACGGCCCTGACACCGGCTCCACCGTGCTGGGCCGGATCCGCAGCAAGGTGGCGATCTACAACGAGAATCTGCGCACCGTGGCGGCCCGGCACGACGCCGTCATTGCCGACATGTGGTCCCTGCGCCAGCTCAACGACCCGCAGATGTGGGACGTGGACCGGCTGCATTTCTCGCCGCTGGGCCACCACACGATCGCGGCGATGGTACTGGATTCACTGAACGTGCAGCACACGCTGGAGCCCCTTGCGCCCAAGCCGCTGCCGCAGCGCAACTGGCGGGAGGCCCGTACCGGGGACCTCATCTGGGCCCGCGAGCATTTCGTCCCGTGGGTGGTCCGCCGGCTCCGGCACCGCTCTTCCGGCGACGGCATCACGGCCAAGCGCCCGCTGGCCGGTCCGGTGTTCGGCCCGGGCGTTCCGCTCGGCTCGGGTGAGGGCCCTCCCGGTTCGGGCGAGGGCCGGGCCGGCGCCGAGGACGCCCTGCGCTCCTGA